GGCGCGTCCGCGGTGGTGGAGCTGCCCGACGGGCGGCCGCTGCGGCTGACCGCCGAATCGCCGGCCGGGCGCCGGAACAAGATCGTGACGGTGCTGGTGGAGCCGGTGGTGGAGGAGCCCGACGAGGACGCGGAGGTGTCGCCGTGACGCCGGGGGAGCTGCGCGCGTTCTGCCTCGGGTTCAACGCGGCGGTGGAGGAGTTCCCGTTCACGCCCGAGACGTCGGTGTTCAAGGTGCTGGGGAAGGTGTTCGCGCTGACGGCGCTGGACGCCGAACCGTTGAAGGTCAACCTCAAGTGCGAGCCGGAGGCGGCGGTACGGCTGCGGGCGGAGCACGAGGCGATCGTGCCGGGCTGGCACATGAACAAGCGGCACTGGAACACCGTGACGGTCGGCGGGCTGCCGGACGAACTGGTGCGGGAGCTGGTGGAGGACTCGTACGACCTGGTCGTCGCCGGGCTGCCGAGGGCGGAGCGGCTGCGGCTGGACCGGCCCTGAGGGTGGGTGCGAGCGGTCGGGCGGGGCGCGGTCCCTATGCTTTCGCCCATGAGCGAGAACACCGGGATCGACCCCGAGGACAGCAAGATCATCACGCTGGCGCGCAGCGCCCGGGCCCGTAACGGGGTGCCGGAAGGGGCGGCGGTGCGCGACGAGACGGGCCGCACGTACGTGGCCGGGACCGTGGAGCTGGACTCCCTCAGGCTCAGCGCCCTCCAGACGGCGGTCGCGATGGCGGTGGCGAGCGGGGCCCGGTCGCTGGAGGCGGCCGCCGTGGTGAGCGCGGCCGACGCCCCGGCCGACGCCGACCGGGCGGCGGTCCGCGACCTCGGCGGCCCGGACACCCCGGTGCTCCTGGCCGCCCCGGACGGCACCCTCAAGTCCACCACCCCGGCGGGCTGACGCCCCCCGCCGTCCGGCGCGGACCGGGCGGGACCGGCGCGGACCGGGCGGGCAGAGCGGCGGCTCCAGGTGCACCGTCCGGCAGGACGGGCTCCCCGGACGGGCCGTGCCGCAGGGGCCGGGGCGCCCGAACAGCTGCCGGTGAAACCCCTGACCGAGGGACGGGACCGGATCTTGAACCACCGGAAGGCGGCATCGGCGCGATCGCGGCGGCGGCGAGCAGGCAGGCCGCCCGGGCTGTCGGCCAAGGGCGACCTCGACGACCACCAGGGCGCCGCCCGGTGCCGGCAGCCGAGCCGTGCACCGCTGCGCACGGCCCCCCTGGTGCCGGCCGCCGCCCGGACGGTCGGCCTCGCCGACGGGAGGGGCGGGGGTGGAGCGCGGCGGCGCAGATGATGACGCCGTACGGGCCCGGGCAGGCCCGACCGCCCCATCGGCCCGGCCGGCCAGGTGGCCACCGCCCCAGCCGGCGTTCGGCCACGCTGCCGTAGGATCCTGCGCCCCCAAGGGCCCGGAGGTGCGGTGCCCGCGCCGAGCGCCGTTGCGGGGCCCGGGGCCGTGCGGTGTGGCAGCCGGCCGCGGCAGACCCGTCAGGCCGCGGCCGGGGCACCGGACCGGCGGCGGATGACCATCGCCATCAGGGCGGCCATCGCGCAGAGGGCGCCCGCCGCGTACCAGACCAGGTCGTACGAGCCGAAGGCGTCGCGGGCCAGGCCGCTCAGGAAGGCCACCAGGGCCGCGCCGACCTGGTGCGACGCCAGGACCCAGCCGAAGACGATGGCGCTGTCCTCCCCGTACTGCTCCCGGCACAGCGCGATGGTGGGCGGCACGGTCGCGACCCAGTCCAGGCCGTAGAAGACGATGAAGAACACCATCGGCGGGTGCACGGACGGCGCCATCAGCATCGGCAGGAACAGGAGCGAGACCCCGCGCAGGGCGTAGTACACCGCCAGCAGCCGGCGCGGCTGGAAGCGGTCCGTGAACCAGCCGGAGGCGATGGTGCCGACCACGTCGAACACGCCGACCACCGCGAGCAGCCCGGCCGCCGCCGTCACCGGCATGCCGTGGTCGTGGGCCGCGGGCACGAAGTGGGTGCGCACCAGCCCGTTCGTCGTGGCGCCGCAGATCGCGAAGGTGCCGGCCAGGAGCCAGAAGGGGCCGGTCCGGACCGCCTTGAACAGCACTGACAGCGCTCGCCCCGCCGCACCCCGCACCGGCTCGGGCTTGGCCGCGTAGGTCCCCCCGTACGGTGCGAGCCCCACATCGGCGGGGTGGTCGCGCAGCAGCAGCCATACGAACGGCACCACGACCGCCGCGGCCAGCGACACCGTCACCGCGCCCGGGCGCCAGCCGTGCCGTTCCACCAGCCATGACAGCAGCGGCAGGAAGAGCAGCTGCCCGGAGGCCCCGGCCGCGGTCAGGATCCCGGTGACGAGCCCCCGGCGGGCGGTGAACCAGCGGTTGGTCACGGTCGCGGCGAACGCCATGGCCATCGAGCCACTGCCGAGGCCGACCACCACGCCCCACAGCAGGACCAGTTGCCAGGCCTCGGTCATCCAGACCGTGGCGAGCGCCCCGCCGGATATGACGAGCAGGGCCAGCGCCACGACCCGGCGGATGCCGAAGCGGTCCATCAGCGCGGCCGCGAACGGTGCGGTGAGCCCGTACAGGGCGAGGTTGACGGAGACGGCGAAGCCGACGGTGCCGCGCGACCAGTCGAACTCCTCGTGCAGCGGCTCGATGAGCAGTCCGGGCAGGGACGCGAACGCGGCGGCGCCGACGATCGTCACGAAGGCGACGGCCGCGACGAACCAGGCGCGGTGGACGCGTCCGGGCCGGCGGGGAGCGAAGGGGGGATCGGCGGAGGGGGCGGGTACGGGCGCTGTCTGAGTCACCAGCACAGCTTCCGACCAGGGGGATCCGCACGACAGTGGCCTGAACGACACGCTTCGCTATGATCGGGCCATGGAGCCCCGCACGCACCGCGTCGTCGTCCTCGCCCTCGCCGGACTGCTGCCCTTCGAGCTCGGCATCCCGCACCGGATCTTCGGCCGCGCCAAGGATCCGGCCGGACGTCCGCTGTACGAGATCCTCACCTGCGGCCTGTCCGCGGGACAGGTGCCCACCGACGCCGACTTCGCGGTCCACGTCGAGCACGGACCGGAGCTGCTCGCCACGGCCGACACGGTCGTGGTGCCGGCCTCGTACGAGCTCGGGCCGGTGTACGAGCACGGCAGGCTCACGGACGAACTCGCCGCCGCGCTGGCCCACATCCGGCCCGGAACCCGGCTCGTCTCCATCTGTACGGGCGGCTACGTCCTGGCCGCCGCCGGGTACCTGGACGGCCGGCGCGCCACGACGCACTGGGCGTCCGCCACGCACTTCCAGCGGCTGTTCCCCGAGGTGCTCGTCGACGCCGACGTGCTCTACACCGACGACGGGGACGTCCTCACCTCCGCCGGGGTCGCCGCCGGCATCGACCTGTGCCTGCACATCGTGCGCCGCGACCACGGCGCGGCCGTCGCCAACGAGGTGGCCCGGCGGACGGTGGTGCCGCCCCACCGGGACGGCGGGCAGGCCCAGTTCACGGAGCGCCCGGTGCCCGAGCCGCAGCTGGCCAGCACCACCGCCGCGCGGGCCTGGGTGCTGGAGCGGCTGCACGAGCCGGTCCGGCTGAGCGACCTGGCCCGGCAGGAGGCCGTGTCGGTACGGACGTTCACGCGCCGGTTCCGCGAGGAGGCCGGGGTGAGCCCCGGCGAGTGGATCGTCGCGCAACGGGTGGAGCGGGCCCGGCGGTTGCTGGAGCGGACGGAGCTGCCGATGGAACAGGTGGCGCGGGAGACGGGGTTCGGTACGGCGCAGTCGCTGCGCAAGCACGTACGGGCCGCCCTGGGGGTCAGCCCGACGGCCTACCGCAGGACGTTCCGGGCCGACGCCGACTGCGACTTGCTGCCATCTTCTGATGGCCCATCAGTCGATGTGGGGGCCGCACATTGACTTCTCCCGCCCACCGCCCCTGAATGGCCCCCGGGCCGGACCAACCCAGGGGGCGGGCAGTGGGGACAGCGGCGCGCAGCACGAGAGGGCCGGTGGCGCTCGCCGGCCTGGCCGTCCTCGCGGCCGTCACAGGGGGAGCGCTGGGTGCCCCGGCCGCCGCCGAAGAGGGAACGGCCCCGGGGCGGGTCGAGTTCCCCACGCACTGCCTGCCGCCCCAGGAAGCCGGGCTGCCGCCCGCCGAGGGGCCCACCGCGGCCCGGATCACCGCCGACGATCCGGCGCCGAAGGTCGGCGACACCGTCACCGTGACCTACCAGCTGGCCGCGACCCCGGCCGTCAACCCCGTCCCCGGCGCGCTGCCCGCCGACGTACTCACCCCCACCGGGGCGGGTCGTGCTCGGGGGCGCGCAGCAGGGCGAGCTCACCGTCGTCGGCGCCCCGCGCAACGACCCCGTACCGGCGGGGGAGGAGCTGCCCGGGGTGACCATGACCGGCACCTTCACCGTCACCGCACCCGGCGCGATCACCCTCGCCCCGGGCGGCTACACCCTGCACACCCGGCACCTGGGCGACCTGGACACCGTCTGCACCCCGGCCGCGCCCGCGCCCGTATCGGAACGCCTGACCGCCACCCCGCTGCCGAGGGCCAACCTGCGCGCCCTGACGCTGGGGTCCGCCCACGGGAAACCCGGTGCGGCGGTCGAAGTCTCCGGCACCGGCTTCGCCCCGGGCGCGGCCGTCACCGTGGCGGGCCGCGCGGGAGTCGCCGAGACCGCCGACCGGGTGGCCGCCACGGCCGACGGGGCGGGCGAGGTCCGGGCGGAGCTGCCCGTCAGGGACAGGGCGACGACGGGCGTGGTGGCGTACGAAGGCACCGGGTGGTCGGCGCAGCGGGGCTCCGGCGTCGCGGCGTACACGGTCATCGCCGCCGTCGCCGTGCCGCCCGGGGCGCAGGAGGTGACGGCGGTGGTGGAGCCGGGCGCGCTGGCGATGACGCAGGCCGGGGATTCCGTCACCCTGGGCGGAGTCCCCTACGGCGACGGGGGCGCGGCGCCCGGCCGGATCGGCACCGTCACCGTCAAGGACGCCCGGGGCGGCCCCGCGGGGTGGTCGCTGGTCGGCAAGGTCACCGACTTCACGGGGCCGGGCGGTGTGCGCATCCCGGGGGCGTCCCTGTCGTGGACGCCGAGCTGCACGGCGGCTCCGGGCAGCCCCAGCCGGTGCTTGGCGGGCAGCCCCGGGGTGGTGGGCGCCGAGGGCGCCGTCCTCGCCTCGGCCCCCGACGCGGCGGTGGTGGGCGGCACGTTCACCGTCGACGCGGGAGTGGAGCTCCGGGTACCGCCGTACACCCCGCCCGGGGCGTACACGGCGGTCCTGACGCTGACCCTGTCGTGAACGGCGCCGCCGCGCGGTGGGTGGCCGGCGCCCTGGCCCTGCTCGGGGCGCTGCTGGCGGGCGCCGCCGGGACGGCGTGGGGCGCCGACAACGGGGAGTGGTCCGTACTGCCCGCCGCCAACGCCGTCGGGCAGCGCCCGTACTTCTACCTCGCCGCCGCCCCCGGAACCACCGTCCGGGACGTCGTCACCGTCACCAACCGGACCGGCCGGCCCCGCACCTTCCGCCTCTACGCCGCCGACGCCTACAACACCGCCCGCGACGGCGGCTTCGCCGTGCGCGGCCCCGACGAGCCGCGCCGCGCCACCGCCGCCTGGACCGCACTCGCCCGGGACCGGGTGACCGTCCCGGCCCGGGGCTCGGCAGGCGTCGCCCTGACCGTCACCGTCCCGGAGCGGGCCGAGCCCGGGGACCACCCCGGCGCCGTCGTCGCCCTGGAGGACGAGCCGGCCGCGACCACCTCCGACCCCGGCATCGGGGTGCGACGGGCCGTCGCCGCCCGCCTCTACCTCCGGGTCACCGGACCCACCGCCCCCGCACTCGCCGTCCGGGACGTCCGGGTCCGCGCCGACGGCGACGGCGCGGAGATCACGTACGCCCTCCGCAACCTCGGCAACGTCACCCTCCGGCCCCGCATCACCCTCACCGCCACCGGCACGGCAGGCCGAACCCCGGCGGCCCTCCCGCTCGGCGGCCCGCCGGCGGAGCTGCTGCCCGGCCAGGAGGTGCGGCTGCGCAGCCGGTGGGCCGATCCGCCCGCCCTGGAATGGGCCCGGCTGACCGTGCGGGCCGACGACGCCGGAGCGAGCGCCGAAGGCACCGCCGACTACGCGCGCCACCCCCGGCTCACGGCCGCTCTGGCCGCCGCTCTGGCCCTCGCGGCCGTGGCCTGGTCGGCGCTGGGAGCGGCATCGGGGAGAATGGCCCGTATGAGCGATCGTTCCCCCGAGCCCACCGCCCCGCACCGCGCGGGCTTCGCCTGCTTCGTCGGCCGCCCCAACGCGGGCAAGTCGACCCTGACCAACGCGCTCGTGGGCACCAAGGTCGCGATCACCTCGAACCGGCCGCAGACCACCCGCCACACCGTTCGCGGCATCGTGCACCGGCCCGACGCCCAGCTGGTGCTGGTCGACACCCCCGGCCTCCACAAGCCGCGCACCCTGCTCGGCGAGCGCCTCAACGACGTCGTCCGGACCACGTGGGCCGAGGTCGACGTCATCGGCTTCTGCCTGCCGGCCGACCAGAAGCTGGGCCCCGGCGACAAGTTCATCGCGAAGGAACTCGCGGGGATCAAGAAGACCCCCAAGATCGCCATCGTGACCAAGACCGACCTGGTCGAATCCAAGCAGCTGGCCGAGCAGCTCCTGGCCATCCACCAGCTGGGCGCGGAGCTCGGCTTCGAGTGGGCCGAGATCGTCCCCGTGTCGGCGGTCGGCGACAGCCAGGTCCAGCTGCTCGCGGACCTCATCGCGCCGCTGCTGCCGGAGAGCCCGCCGCTGTACCCCGAGGGCGACCTCACCGACGAACCCGAGATGGTGATGGTCGCGGAACTCATCCGCGAGGCCGCGCTGGAGGGCGTGCGCGACGAGCTCCCGCACTCGATCGCGGTGGTCGTGGAGGAGATGATCCCCCGGGAGAACCGTCCGGCGGACCGCCCGCTGCTCGACATCCACGCGAACGTCTACATCGAGCGGCCCAGCCAGAAGGGCATCATCATCGGCCCGAAGGGCTCCCGCCTCAAGGAGGTCGGGATGAAGTCGCGCAAGCACATCGAGGCGCTGCTCGGCACGCCCGTCTTCCTCGACCTGCACGTGAAGGTGGCGAAGGACTGGCAGCGGGACCCGAAGCAGCTGCGCAAGCTGGGCTTCTGATCTCCGAGGCGCGACCCGCCGGCGCAGCGGGCCGATGCGCACGGCCGGGGATCGGCCCGCCTACGGCAGTCGCCGGACCTTGACCGCGTTGTCGGTGCGCGTGCCGGGGTTGCCGTCGGGGCGGGTCTGGACGCGCTCGTGTTCCGCCGCGAGCAGCACCTCCCACTCGCCCTGCGGCAGCTCCAGCGAAGCCACCACCTCGTCCGGGGCCGGGAAGTGCACGCGGTGGTCTGGGTGCTCGTGCCAGGCCGGCCAGCCCGCGTGGCCGGCGATCAGCAGGATGCCGCCCGGGGCGACGGCCGCGGCGGCCCTGCGCAGGATCCGCTCGCGCGGGAAGTCCCCGTAGGAGTGCAGGAAGCAGGCGGAGACGAGGTCGAACTCCCCGTCCGGGAACGAGACCGCGAAGTCGTGGCGCTGCCAGTCGACCCGGTCGCCGACCCCGGCCTCCTTCGCGTGGGCCTCCGCCCGTTCCAGCGCGACGCCGGAGATGTCGGTCGCGGTGACCCGCCAGCCCTGCCGGGCCAGCCACACCGCGTCGGCGCCCTCGCCGCAGCCGAGGTCCAGGGCGCGGCCGGGGGTGAGTCCCCCGGTCTCCCGGACCAGGACGGCGTTGGGGTTGCCGCTCCACACCCGGTCGCTCTCGCGGTAGCGGGAGTCCCAGTACTCCTCACCACCCTCGGCGGCGGGGTCGGGGGTGTTTCCGGCGGGTCCGGTGTGTGCGGCGTGCGTGGTGCGGTCGGGTTCTTCGGGCATCGGCGTCTCTCTTCCCGGGGTACGTGGACACGTGCGGTTGCGCTACGCCGATGGTCCGCCCGGCCGGGGCGGGCGGGCAAACATCCTTGCCGTTCCGGCAAATGCCGTACTCAGGCGCCGTCCGCCGCCGGGGGTTCCGCGATCAGTGCCGTTGCGACCCGGCGGAAGCCGGCCCGCCCGTAGATCCGGGCCACGTCCTCGTCGCCCGCGGACAGGAACACCGTACGGACGCCCCGCGCGAGCGCCTCCGTGACCAGCGCCGCCGTCACCGCGAGGGCCAGCCCCTGGCGGCGGGCCGCCGGGAGGGTGCCGACGCCGACGATCTCGGCCACGTCGCCGACCGGGTTGTACTGGCCCGAGCACAGCACCACCCCGTCCCGCTCGGCGGCGGCCATCACGGTGCGGCCCGACGCGATCATCGCCGCGATCGAGGCGCGGCGTACCTCCACCGCCGGATCCGCGGTCGCCGCGGCGAGTTCCGCCGGGCCGGCCTCGCCCACTTCCGTCCCCCGGGCCGCGAAGGCGAGCATCGGCACCGTCAGGGCCGCCGCCAGCCGGGGGTCGTCGGCGCCGAGCACGTGGGCGGCCCCGGGCTGCGGCGGGAGCGGTTCGGCCGTGTCCAGCACCATGAGCGGGTGGGCGTGGACGTGGAGCCCCGCGGCCTCCACCGACGCGCGCAGGGAGGGGTTGTTTTCGGCCACCCATTCGAATGCCTCGGGCACTTCGAGCTCCCGCTGGCGGGCCAGGACCCGCTCGACGTCCGCGACCGAGGCCTCGGCGCCGCCGAGCGTGGGCCGCGCGTAGTACGCCCAGCCGTCGCCCTCCTGCACGAAGAGCGTCAGCGGCCCGAAGTCCTCCGCGCGGGCGCCGCCCCCGCGCGGCACGGCGTCGTAATACTGCTCCAGCGAAATCAAGATCGTTTGAGTGGCCATCTGGTCATCCAAACAAAGCCGCCGCTGCCGGGCATCCGAATTCCCGGGCGGGCGCCGCTACGCGCCCTCCTTGAGCACGCGCATGATCAGGCTCCGCTGGGCCTCCGACAGGTACGGCTCGGCGCAGGACACGGTCCTGCCGTCCACCGTGATCCGGTACGAGAACCCGTCCCGCACCCGGTCCGCCCCGTGCCCCGGCGGACCGGGCCGCAGCGCCAGCAGCGCCAGAGCCCGCCACTCGTTCTCGTCCGGCCGGCCCGAGGTGTCCACCTCGACCCGGCGCTCGATGCCCGCGAAGCCGCCCGTCCGTACCACCAGAATCCGCATGTCGGCCCTCTTACCCCAGGCCGACCGCCGACCACGCCTTCTGCATCGCCTGGTGTTCCGCGCCGCCTTCCCCGTACCGGGCGACGGCCGCCGCCGTGGAGAGCCGGGCGAAGTCGGCGAAGTCGGCGTCGGAGGCCAGTGCGCCGCCGGTCAGCGTGTCGTACCAGATCCGCCCGGCCCGCTCCCAGGCCTTGCCGCCCAGCTCGCTCGCCACGATGTAGAACGCGTGGTTGGGAATGCCGGAGTTGATGTGTACGCCGCCGTTGTCGCTGTGCGTGGTGACGTAGCCGTCCATCGTCGCGGGCTGCGGGTCCTTGCCGAGCTCGTCGTCGTCGTACGCCGTCCCCGGCGCCTTCATCGAGCGCAGCGCCACCCCGGTGACGGCCGGTCCGAGCAGGCCGGCGCCGATCAGCCAGTCCGCCTGGTCGGCCGTCTGCCCCAGCGAGTACTGCTTGATCAGGGAGCCGAACACGTCCGACATCGACTCGTTCAGCGCGCCCGACTGGCCCCGGTATTCGAGGTTGGCCGTGTACTGGGTGACGCCGTGGGTCAGCTCGTGCCCGATCACGTCCACGGACACCGTGAAGTCGAGGAAGAGGTCGCCGTCCCCGTCGCCGAAGACCATCTGGCGGCCGTCCCAGAAGGCGTTGTCGTAGTCCTCGCCGTAGTGGACGCTCGCGTCCAGCGGCAGGCCGGCGTCGTCGATGGAGTGGCGCCCGAACCCCTTGAGGAACAGGTCGTACGTGGCTCCCAGCCCCGCGTACGCGCGGTTGACGCTGGCGTCGCCGGTCGCCTCCCCGCCCTCGCCGCGCACCTTCGTGCCCGGCAGCCGGGTGCGGTGCCCGGCGTCGTAGACCGTCCGCTGCGGCTCGTCGGAGACGGGTGCGGCGAGCGGCGGGGCGATGCCCCGGACGGTGGTGATCCGGCGGCGGGTGCGCAGGGCGGCGTCGTGTTCCAGGGTCCGCTGGGCGGTGTCGGCGCGGCGGGCGTGCCCGGAGCGGGCGATCCGGTCGAGG
This Streptomyces sp. NBC_00539 DNA region includes the following protein-coding sequences:
- a CDS encoding MmcQ/YjbR family DNA-binding protein, whose protein sequence is MTPGELRAFCLGFNAAVEEFPFTPETSVFKVLGKVFALTALDAEPLKVNLKCEPEAAVRLRAEHEAIVPGWHMNKRHWNTVTVGGLPDELVRELVEDSYDLVVAGLPRAERLRLDRP
- a CDS encoding cytidine deaminase, with translation MLSPMSENTGIDPEDSKIITLARSARARNGVPEGAAVRDETGRTYVAGTVELDSLRLSALQTAVAMAVASGARSLEAAAVVSAADAPADADRAAVRDLGGPDTPVLLAAPDGTLKSTTPAG
- a CDS encoding MFS transporter — its product is MTQTAPVPAPSADPPFAPRRPGRVHRAWFVAAVAFVTIVGAAAFASLPGLLIEPLHEEFDWSRGTVGFAVSVNLALYGLTAPFAAALMDRFGIRRVVALALLVISGGALATVWMTEAWQLVLLWGVVVGLGSGSMAMAFAATVTNRWFTARRGLVTGILTAAGASGQLLFLPLLSWLVERHGWRPGAVTVSLAAAVVVPFVWLLLRDHPADVGLAPYGGTYAAKPEPVRGAAGRALSVLFKAVRTGPFWLLAGTFAICGATTNGLVRTHFVPAAHDHGMPVTAAAGLLAVVGVFDVVGTIASGWFTDRFQPRRLLAVYYALRGVSLLFLPMLMAPSVHPPMVFFIVFYGLDWVATVPPTIALCREQYGEDSAIVFGWVLASHQVGAALVAFLSGLARDAFGSYDLVWYAAGALCAMAALMAMVIRRRSGAPAAA
- a CDS encoding GlxA family transcriptional regulator, whose product is MEPRTHRVVVLALAGLLPFELGIPHRIFGRAKDPAGRPLYEILTCGLSAGQVPTDADFAVHVEHGPELLATADTVVVPASYELGPVYEHGRLTDELAAALAHIRPGTRLVSICTGGYVLAAAGYLDGRRATTHWASATHFQRLFPEVLVDADVLYTDDGDVLTSAGVAAGIDLCLHIVRRDHGAAVANEVARRTVVPPHRDGGQAQFTERPVPEPQLASTTAARAWVLERLHEPVRLSDLARQEAVSVRTFTRRFREEAGVSPGEWIVAQRVERARRLLERTELPMEQVARETGFGTAQSLRKHVRAALGVSPTAYRRTFRADADCDLLPSSDGPSVDVGAAH
- a CDS encoding beta-xylosidase — protein: MLGGAQQGELTVVGAPRNDPVPAGEELPGVTMTGTFTVTAPGAITLAPGGYTLHTRHLGDLDTVCTPAAPAPVSERLTATPLPRANLRALTLGSAHGKPGAAVEVSGTGFAPGAAVTVAGRAGVAETADRVAATADGAGEVRAELPVRDRATTGVVAYEGTGWSAQRGSGVAAYTVIAAVAVPPGAQEVTAVVEPGALAMTQAGDSVTLGGVPYGDGGAAPGRIGTVTVKDARGGPAGWSLVGKVTDFTGPGGVRIPGASLSWTPSCTAAPGSPSRCLAGSPGVVGAEGAVLASAPDAAVVGGTFTVDAGVELRVPPYTPPGAYTAVLTLTLS
- the era gene encoding GTPase Era, which encodes MARMSDRSPEPTAPHRAGFACFVGRPNAGKSTLTNALVGTKVAITSNRPQTTRHTVRGIVHRPDAQLVLVDTPGLHKPRTLLGERLNDVVRTTWAEVDVIGFCLPADQKLGPGDKFIAKELAGIKKTPKIAIVTKTDLVESKQLAEQLLAIHQLGAELGFEWAEIVPVSAVGDSQVQLLADLIAPLLPESPPLYPEGDLTDEPEMVMVAELIREAALEGVRDELPHSIAVVVEEMIPRENRPADRPLLDIHANVYIERPSQKGIIIGPKGSRLKEVGMKSRKHIEALLGTPVFLDLHVKVAKDWQRDPKQLRKLGF
- a CDS encoding class I SAM-dependent methyltransferase; its protein translation is MPEEPDRTTHAAHTGPAGNTPDPAAEGGEEYWDSRYRESDRVWSGNPNAVLVRETGGLTPGRALDLGCGEGADAVWLARQGWRVTATDISGVALERAEAHAKEAGVGDRVDWQRHDFAVSFPDGEFDLVSACFLHSYGDFPRERILRRAAAAVAPGGILLIAGHAGWPAWHEHPDHRVHFPAPDEVVASLELPQGEWEVLLAAEHERVQTRPDGNPGTRTDNAVKVRRLP
- a CDS encoding GNAT family N-acetyltransferase — encoded protein: MATQTILISLEQYYDAVPRGGGARAEDFGPLTLFVQEGDGWAYYARPTLGGAEASVADVERVLARQRELEVPEAFEWVAENNPSLRASVEAAGLHVHAHPLMVLDTAEPLPPQPGAAHVLGADDPRLAAALTVPMLAFAARGTEVGEAGPAELAAATADPAVEVRRASIAAMIASGRTVMAAAERDGVVLCSGQYNPVGDVAEIVGVGTLPAARRQGLALAVTAALVTEALARGVRTVFLSAGDEDVARIYGRAGFRRVATALIAEPPAADGA
- a CDS encoding protealysin inhibitor emfourin, which codes for MRILVVRTGGFAGIERRVEVDTSGRPDENEWRALALLALRPGPPGHGADRVRDGFSYRITVDGRTVSCAEPYLSEAQRSLIMRVLKEGA
- a CDS encoding M4 family metallopeptidase, with product MDATLRPSLPVFCTVVPPHLLDRIARSGHARRADTAQRTLEHDAALRTRRRITTVRGIAPPLAAPVSDEPQRTVYDAGHRTRLPGTKVRGEGGEATGDASVNRAYAGLGATYDLFLKGFGRHSIDDAGLPLDASVHYGEDYDNAFWDGRQMVFGDGDGDLFLDFTVSVDVIGHELTHGVTQYTANLEYRGQSGALNESMSDVFGSLIKQYSLGQTADQADWLIGAGLLGPAVTGVALRSMKAPGTAYDDDELGKDPQPATMDGYVTTHSDNGGVHINSGIPNHAFYIVASELGGKAWERAGRIWYDTLTGGALASDADFADFARLSTAAAVARYGEGGAEHQAMQKAWSAVGLG